Below is a genomic region from Vibrio cortegadensis.
ACAGCTTCACGAATAACAGCATGGTTGTGGCCAAGAATCATTGGACCCCAAGACCCAACATAGTCAATATATGCTTTACCATCAGCATCAAAAATTAACGGACCGTCAGCACGTTCTACGAAAATTGGCGAGCCACCAACACCGTTAAATGCACGAACTGGTGAATTTACACCACCTGGAATGGTGTGTTGTGCTTTTTGATACAGCTCTGATGATTTGGTCATGATATATCCTCTTTTGATTGTTCGGACCAATTGTCACGCATTGTACCTATCACACTCCGAACTAGAAATGTTTTGGCCAAATTTCTGACATTTTTCACGCTTAATCAAAATATTTGAGGGGTAGATAGGAAATGAAAGGGCTAGAAATGCGGAATAGTATCGGTGAATACTTGAACGAAACAGTCAGGTATTAGATAATCGCGGTATTATTAAAAAAGATACACCTGTTAACATGAGTTTTTACGATACTCAATTTAACGGGTCATTACACGAGAGAGGTTGTCGTGAGCGAAGTAAATGTACCACTGTCTTTTTCAGACGCAGCAGCAACACGCGTAAACACTTTAATTGCGGAAGAAGAGAACCCAGCATTAAAATTACGCGTTTATATTACTGGTGGTGGTTGTAGCGGCTTCCAATACGGTTTCACTTTTGATGAAAACGTAAATGAAGGTGACACGACCATTGTAAATAGCGGCGTTACTTTAGTTGTCGATCCTATGAGCCTTCAATATTTAATTGGTGGCGTTGTGGATTACACTGAAGGCCTTGAAGGGGCTCGCTTTTTTGTGAATAACCCTAATGCAACAACCACTTGTGGCTGTGGTGCATCATTTAGCGTCTAGTGAGTTTTGTTATACCCGTATTGACGATATCTATCGTGGGTAAAGTGAAACGCTTCACAGCAAATGAAGTCTTAAGCAGTTACTTTATAGAATAACTGTATAAATTTTACGTTAAGGATGTTGCGTGAAATTTTGAGCGGTAATACTGATACCAGAAATGTAGATAGCTGGTGTTGGTATTGACGCTTTAGACCTTATTAAAAAGGACTTCATATGCTGAATTTCCGTGCTGGTGGCTTTTTTACCCAGCGACCTTGGCTCATCTCATTTCTACTCCTTCTTTTTCTCTCCATTTGGCTTGGCCTTGGTGCATTGCGTGCTCAAGAAGCTCCGAGCAATAATAAATCTCAAACCATCCCATTGGCGAAAGTGGTCTATCAAACTTTCAACGCGCAAGCGACCGATAAAAAGATCGATCTGTACGGTCGTACGGCTCCAGATCGACAAGCGACTTTAGGTGCTGAAATTGCAGGGAAGGTGACGCAGGTTAAAATCAAAAAAGGTGATGCTGTTAAAAAAGGCCAAGCCATTGTTCAAATAGATAAAGGCGATCTAGCCATTCAGCTTGAACGAGCGAATGCCGTGTTACGTTTAAAGCAGAAAGAATTTAAAGCAGCAGATTCACTTAAAAGTCGTGGTTTACAAGGTGAAGTTGCCTATACCTCTGCACAAGCTTCTTTAACGGAAGCTAAAGCGGCAGTGAGTAATGCGAAACTCGCCTTAAGTAACACATTAATTCGAGCCCCTTTTAGTGGTGTGGTTGAAGCATTGAATATCGAAGTCGGAGATTTTGTTGGTGTAGGCGATCCTGTTGCAACATTGATCGATTTAGATCCACTGGTGATAAAAGCCGATGTGAGTGAACGACATATCCAAAGCCTTCAAGCTCAGCAAGATGCAAGAATAAAGCTGCTTGATGGTTCGACTGTTGCTGGCAAGCTTCGCTATATTTCTCGTATGTCTTCAGAATCAACTAACACTTTTCCTATCGAAATAGCCATCGCCAATACGGATAAGAAAATCCCAGCAGGGATAAGTGCAGAGGTGACCTTGAGCCTAGAATCTCAACTTGCCATTAAAATTACGCCTGCAATGCTCGCTTTGGATGATGTAGGCAACTTAGGCGTTAAAACTCTGCAACAAGATATGGTTCACTTTGTGCCAATCCAATTGGTTAAAGCTGAACAGGATGGTGTGTGGTTAACGGGGCTTGGAGAGAAGGTTGATATCATTACGATAGGGCAAGGTTTTGTGCGTGATGGTGATTCTGTGATTGCGATTGAATTCTCAGAACAACAAAACTAGGAGGCTCTATGTATTCGATTATTGATGCCGCCTTATCTCGGGCAAGAACCATGTTAACGCTGTTGGTGCTGATTTTGATTGCTGGAATTGGTACTTATATAGCTATTCCTAAAGAGTCTAGTCCCGATATAACCATACCTATTATTTATGTATCAGTAGGGCATCAAGGTATTTCGCCAGATGATGCTGAACGCCTTCTAGTTCGTCCAATAGAGCAAGAGTTACGCTCTATTGAAGGTGTTAAAGAGATGACCGCCACCGCTTCAGAAGGGCATGCTTCGGTCGTTCTTGAATTTAACGTTGGTGTCGACCTAAGTAAAGCGATGGCGGATGTTCGAGATGCGGTCGATCTTGCGAAACCTAAACTTCCCGCAGACAGTGATGAACCTACTGTAAATGAAGTGACATTAGCGTCAGAGCAGCCCATCTTATCGGTTGTCCTTTATGGAACGGTACCAGAAAGAACCATTGTCCAGTTAGCAAGGCAGTTAAGCGATAAACTGGAGAGTTACCGCCAAATACTAGAAGTCGATATAGCAGGGGATCGTGACGATATCGTTGAGATTATTGTTGACCCTCTATTGATGGAGAGCTACGGGCTTGACCAAGGAGACATTTACAATCTTATCGCGTTGAATAACCGAGTCGTTGCCGCCGGGTTTGTTGATACGGGTTATGGCCGTTTCTCGGTAAAAGTCCCTTCAGTGTTCGATTCTTTAAAAGATGTCCTAGAACTGCCAATCAAGGTTGACGGTAAACAGGTGATTACGTTTAGTGATGTGGCGACCGTGAGACGTGCTTTTCGCGATCCAGAAAGTTTTGCTCGACTGGATGGTAAATCAGCGGTGGTGCTTGATATTAAAAAGCGCGCTGGCGAAAATATCATAGAGACGGTTGAGTTAGTCAAAGCAGTGATGGTTGAAGCGCAGAAGCTTGACCAATGGCCTAGTAACCTTTTGGTTAAATACACCTGGGATGAATCTAAAGATGTCGAGATCATGCTCAATGATCTGCAGAATAATATTCTATCTGCCATCATCTTAGTGGTTATCGTCATCATTGCGATTTTAGGTGTTCGAACCGCGCTGCTTGTTGGTATCTCTATCCCTGGCTCATTCCTAACTGGTTTACTCGTACTGTCTGTTTTTGGGTTAACCGTTAATATCGTGGTGCTTTTCTCTTTGATCATGGCCGTTGGAATGCTGGTGGATGGCGCCATTGTGGTGACCGAATTTGCAGACAGAAGAATGCAAGAAGGCACGCCAAAGAGAGAAGCTTACCAAGATGCGGCGAAACGAATGGCTTGGCCAATCACTGCATCAACGGCAACGACACTGGCCGCATTTGCACCACTGCTTTTCTGGCCTGATATTACGGGTGAGTTCATGAAGTTCTTGCCATTGACATTAATTGCCACCTTATCGGCATCTCTTGTGATGGCGCTGCTATTTATTCCGGTGTTAGGCAGTTTGATTGGGAAGCCACAGCATGTCTCGACAAAAAATAAAGAGAAAATGTTAGCTTTACATAATGGTGATTTTTCGAAAGCTACGGGTCTGACCAAACTCTATTACCACACGTTATCAATTGCTATTAAGCACCCTCTGAAAATCTTACTGTGTTCAATATTGCTTGCGGTGAGTGTCGGGTTTACCTATTCAAAAGCAGGTTTAGGCGCGGAGTTTTTCCCTGAAGTGGATCCTCCTTTCTTTACGGTGAAAGTGCGATCTTATGGTGATCTCTCTATTGATGAGAAAGATGTGATCATGAGTCGAATTGAACAGGTGATGTTAGATCATGAGGAGTTTGAGAGCGTTTATACCCGAACGGGAGGGGATGATGAAATTGGACAAATTCAGATCACCCCTGTGGACTGGCAATATCGACGCCGTGTGAAGGACATTATTGATGAGTTAAAACAGACAACTAATCAATTCGCGGGCGTTGAAATAGAGTATAAATTCCCTGATGCAGGCCCTCCGGTAGAAAATGACTTAGTGATAGAGATGTTTGCGCGAATTCCTGATTCATTAGATGGTGCGGCTAAGTTAGTTCGCCATTGGGCTGATAATAACCCGGCCCTTACAAACATCAGTGATACCTCAAGTAAAGAGGGAATTGATTGGAAAATTGATATTCGTAGAGGGGATGCCGCTCGTTTCTCTGCTGATGCGACATTAGTGGGAAATACCGTTCAGTTCGTCACTAATGGGCTCAAGATTGGAGATTATCTTCCTGATGATGCAACAGAAGAAGTCGATATCTTAGTGCGCTTCCCTGAAGATAAGCGGGATATAGGACGCTTTGACCAATTAAGAATAAAGACGCCTGCCGGTCTTGTTCCTATTACCAATTTCGCTCAAATCGTGCCAGATCATAAGCAGGACACCATCAAAAGAACCGATGGCCAGCGAGTGATCAGTATTATGGCGGATATGGAAGAAGGTTATAACCTTGCCCTTGAACTACCCAAAATTCAGCAAGCTCTCACCGAGTTGAATTTGCCTAGCGGTGTTGAATTTAAAATTCGTGGCCAGAATGAAGAACAAGAACATTCATCTGAATTTTTACAGAGCGCCTTCATGGTTGCATTGGCGGTGATGGGGTTGATTCTAATTACCCAGTTCAACAGTTTCTATCAGGCGTTACTGATCTTGAGTGCGGTGTTGTTCTCTACTGTCGGTGTGTTTATAGGGTTGCTGATCTTCCAACGTCCGTTTGGCATTGTGATGTCAGGTATTGGCGTGATTGCGCTTGCTGGGATTGTGGTTAACAACAATATTGTATTGATTGATACCTTTAACCAGTTGATCAAGCGTGGACTAAGCAAACAAGATGCCATTTTACGTACTGGTGTTCAGCGTTTAAGGCCCGTGATGCTGACGACCGTTACGACCATATTGGGACTGATGCCAATGGTACTGGAAATGAATATTGATCTGATTAATCAAAAGATCGAATTTGGTGCTCCGAGTACGCAGTGGTGGTCACAGTTGGCGACGTCTATTGCCGGTGGATTAGCGTTTGCTACCGTTTTGACTCTCGTGTTAACCCCATGCTTATTGATGCTAGGGCGAGATAAATCCAAGGCGGCAGTAACAGAGCCTAAAAAGTTAGCAGAACTGAAGCCTGACGACGCTTAAATAGTTAGAGCTTAAAGAGAGAAAGTTGAATCTGAGAGCACCAAGAAAGAGCATTAATGAGCTCTCTTAAAGAGGTAGAGAGACAGAGGTAAAAAGATAGAGAGTGGCGAGATGTCTATTCACCACTCTCTATTGATCATGATTTCATAACAATTATTGTCTATGCCTATTACTGTTTAGCGAGCAATTGACCGTATCGTTCAAGTTTATTCAATCGAATATTCGCGTTGGCAATAAAGGTTGCTTTCGCTTTGCCTGTTAGCGATTTTGATTGCGGTAGTTTAACCGTGCGTGCGTTCTTATGTACGCCATTTACTAGAAATTCATAATGTAGGTGCGGGCCTGTCACTCGTCCGGTTCCACCTAGTGTCCCTACCGTTTGCCCCTGTTTCACTCGTTGGCCTGTTTTTACCATGCGACGTTTCATGTGCAGGTATTTGGTGATGTAGGTATTGCTATGGCGAATGAAAACGTAATTACCGTTATATTTGTTGTAGCTAGACTTTTGCACGATACCATCACCAGCAGCCCAAATAGGCGTTCCTACTGGAGCTGCATAATCCGTACCTCTGTGAGCACGAACTTTTCCTGTCACTGGGTGTTTACGACGAGGATTAAAGTTTGAGGTAACACGACGGAAATCAATAGGAGAGCGTAGAAATGCTTTTTTCATAGCACGCCCTTTCTCGTCGTAATAGTTGCCCGTTTTATCATCAAGGATGGCGGTAAAGGTATCCCCTTGGTTGGTAAATATCGCGGCCATTATTTTACCTCTGCCGATCACTTCACCTTCCACCACTTTTTCTTGATAGAGCATTTTAAAGCTATCGTTCTCTCGGATGTCTAAGGCGAAGTCAATATCCCAGCCAAATATGCCAGCCAATTCCATGATTTGGTTCGCGGTTAATCCTGATGAAATGCCAGCATTCCAGAAGTTGGATGTGATTTCTGCTTCCGCATAATTGTACTGGTAATTGATCTCTTTCTTATCGAATTCAGATTGAAACCCAGAGTCAGTCCGAGTGACTTTGAATGTTTCAAATGCGCTGATATTGCGTTTGAGCTGTACCATCTCATTGTTTTCATCAAAACCGAAAATGAGCTTGTCGCCTGGTTTCAATTTGGTGAGTTGAGTTTTGATATCTTTATTGGTTGAAACGAGGTTATAGAGTAAACGTGCGGATAACCCAATGCGTTTGAAAAGAACAGAAGCACTCTCACCGGATTGAACTTTGTGCGTTTCCCATTTTAGCACTGTCGTAGGCAATATGTCCTGACCAGGGGAAAGCGCCTCTGCATTAATCGCCAAAGGATAATGTCGTCCTAGTTCTAGGCGGCTTTCATCTGTTCTTAGATCGCTAGCATCGGGTAATAAAAACAGCGCAACAAAAATAATGGCGCTAAAAAAGACAATTAATGTCTTATGAATCCAAGGTAGGCGGGTAAAAATCGACAACATGTTCAGGTTCGTTCTGTATTTTTTGTGAAAATAGACAACGGAATAGTTTAACTGGTTTCAAAAAACATCTCTATTCAGTAATATGTCTGGATAACATATTTTGCCAAATCTGTGGGAGCAACCAACAATGGCGAGTTTTGAAGCAGCACTTGCTGAAATTAAACGCGGTGTAGAAGAGCTAATACCGGAAGAAGAACTAATTGCAAAGCTGAAAGAGGATCGTCCTCTTCGTATTAAGCTAGGTGCCGATCCAACTGCACCCGATATCCACCTTGGTCACACAGTTATTTTTAATAAACTGCGTCACTTTCAAGATCTCGGCCATGAAGTTACTTTCCTTATTGGTGATTTCACAGCAATGGTTGGAGACCCGTCAGGTAAAAATACGACGCGTCCACCACTTAGCCGTGAAGATGTATTGAGAAATGCTGAAACGTATAAAGAACAAGTATTTAAAATTCTCGATCCGGCACGTACTAAAATTCAGTTCAACTCTGAATGGTTATCTGAATTAGGTGCTGAAGGTATGATCCGTTTAGCATCGAACCAAACCGTTGCTCGTATGCTTGAACGTGATGACTTTAAAAAGCGTTATGCTGGTGGTCAGCCAATCGCTATTCATGAATTTATGTATCCTTTACTGCAAGGTTACGATTCTGTTGCGATGGAAACGGACGTTGAGCTTGGTGGTACCGATCAGAAGTTCAATCTACTGATGGGTCGTGAACTACAAAAAGCACACGGACAAAAGCCTCAAGCTGTATTGATGATGCCGCTATTGGTAGGTTTAGATGGCGTTAAGAAGATGTCTAAATCGGCACATAACTACATCGGCATTAGCGAAGCGCCAAGCGAAATGTTTGGTAAAATCATGTCTATTTCAGATGACTTGATGTGGAGCTACTACGAACTCCTTTCTTTCCGCCCACTTGAAGAAGTTGCGGAATTGAAAGCAGGCGTTGATGCAGGTAAGAACCCACGTGATGTGAAAGTTCTATTGGCTAAAGAGATCATCGCTCGTTTCCACTCAGAAGCCGATGCTGATGCAGCAGAGCAAGAGTTTGTGAACCGTTTCGCGAAGAATCAAATACCTGAAGATATGCCTGAGTTTGAATTCGAAGCAGGTATGCCAATTGCTAACGTATTAAAAGAGTCGGCTTTAGTGAACTCGACTTCAGATGCGATGCGTATGATCAAGCAAGGCGCAGCTAAGATTGATGGCGCTAAAATTGAAGA
It encodes:
- the erpA gene encoding iron-sulfur cluster insertion protein ErpA translates to MSEVNVPLSFSDAAATRVNTLIAEEENPALKLRVYITGGGCSGFQYGFTFDENVNEGDTTIVNSGVTLVVDPMSLQYLIGGVVDYTEGLEGARFFVNNPNATTTCGCGASFSV
- a CDS encoding efflux RND transporter periplasmic adaptor subunit, encoding MLNFRAGGFFTQRPWLISFLLLLFLSIWLGLGALRAQEAPSNNKSQTIPLAKVVYQTFNAQATDKKIDLYGRTAPDRQATLGAEIAGKVTQVKIKKGDAVKKGQAIVQIDKGDLAIQLERANAVLRLKQKEFKAADSLKSRGLQGEVAYTSAQASLTEAKAAVSNAKLALSNTLIRAPFSGVVEALNIEVGDFVGVGDPVATLIDLDPLVIKADVSERHIQSLQAQQDARIKLLDGSTVAGKLRYISRMSSESTNTFPIEIAIANTDKKIPAGISAEVTLSLESQLAIKITPAMLALDDVGNLGVKTLQQDMVHFVPIQLVKAEQDGVWLTGLGEKVDIITIGQGFVRDGDSVIAIEFSEQQN
- the tyrS gene encoding tyrosine--tRNA ligase, with translation MASFEAALAEIKRGVEELIPEEELIAKLKEDRPLRIKLGADPTAPDIHLGHTVIFNKLRHFQDLGHEVTFLIGDFTAMVGDPSGKNTTRPPLSREDVLRNAETYKEQVFKILDPARTKIQFNSEWLSELGAEGMIRLASNQTVARMLERDDFKKRYAGGQPIAIHEFMYPLLQGYDSVAMETDVELGGTDQKFNLLMGRELQKAHGQKPQAVLMMPLLVGLDGVKKMSKSAHNYIGISEAPSEMFGKIMSISDDLMWSYYELLSFRPLEEVAELKAGVDAGKNPRDVKVLLAKEIIARFHSEADADAAEQEFVNRFAKNQIPEDMPEFEFEAGMPIANVLKESALVNSTSDAMRMIKQGAAKIDGAKIEDNKLVPEVGTAVYQVGKRKFARITIK
- a CDS encoding peptidoglycan DD-metalloendopeptidase family protein yields the protein MLSIFTRLPWIHKTLIVFFSAIIFVALFLLPDASDLRTDESRLELGRHYPLAINAEALSPGQDILPTTVLKWETHKVQSGESASVLFKRIGLSARLLYNLVSTNKDIKTQLTKLKPGDKLIFGFDENNEMVQLKRNISAFETFKVTRTDSGFQSEFDKKEINYQYNYAEAEITSNFWNAGISSGLTANQIMELAGIFGWDIDFALDIRENDSFKMLYQEKVVEGEVIGRGKIMAAIFTNQGDTFTAILDDKTGNYYDEKGRAMKKAFLRSPIDFRRVTSNFNPRRKHPVTGKVRAHRGTDYAAPVGTPIWAAGDGIVQKSSYNKYNGNYVFIRHSNTYITKYLHMKRRMVKTGQRVKQGQTVGTLGGTGRVTGPHLHYEFLVNGVHKNARTVKLPQSKSLTGKAKATFIANANIRLNKLERYGQLLAKQ
- a CDS encoding efflux RND transporter permease subunit; translation: MYSIIDAALSRARTMLTLLVLILIAGIGTYIAIPKESSPDITIPIIYVSVGHQGISPDDAERLLVRPIEQELRSIEGVKEMTATASEGHASVVLEFNVGVDLSKAMADVRDAVDLAKPKLPADSDEPTVNEVTLASEQPILSVVLYGTVPERTIVQLARQLSDKLESYRQILEVDIAGDRDDIVEIIVDPLLMESYGLDQGDIYNLIALNNRVVAAGFVDTGYGRFSVKVPSVFDSLKDVLELPIKVDGKQVITFSDVATVRRAFRDPESFARLDGKSAVVLDIKKRAGENIIETVELVKAVMVEAQKLDQWPSNLLVKYTWDESKDVEIMLNDLQNNILSAIILVVIVIIAILGVRTALLVGISIPGSFLTGLLVLSVFGLTVNIVVLFSLIMAVGMLVDGAIVVTEFADRRMQEGTPKREAYQDAAKRMAWPITASTATTLAAFAPLLFWPDITGEFMKFLPLTLIATLSASLVMALLFIPVLGSLIGKPQHVSTKNKEKMLALHNGDFSKATGLTKLYYHTLSIAIKHPLKILLCSILLAVSVGFTYSKAGLGAEFFPEVDPPFFTVKVRSYGDLSIDEKDVIMSRIEQVMLDHEEFESVYTRTGGDDEIGQIQITPVDWQYRRRVKDIIDELKQTTNQFAGVEIEYKFPDAGPPVENDLVIEMFARIPDSLDGAAKLVRHWADNNPALTNISDTSSKEGIDWKIDIRRGDAARFSADATLVGNTVQFVTNGLKIGDYLPDDATEEVDILVRFPEDKRDIGRFDQLRIKTPAGLVPITNFAQIVPDHKQDTIKRTDGQRVISIMADMEEGYNLALELPKIQQALTELNLPSGVEFKIRGQNEEQEHSSEFLQSAFMVALAVMGLILITQFNSFYQALLILSAVLFSTVGVFIGLLIFQRPFGIVMSGIGVIALAGIVVNNNIVLIDTFNQLIKRGLSKQDAILRTGVQRLRPVMLTTVTTILGLMPMVLEMNIDLINQKIEFGAPSTQWWSQLATSIAGGLAFATVLTLVLTPCLLMLGRDKSKAAVTEPKKLAELKPDDA